CACGAGCGGATCGCCGGAGCGCTCAACGCATGGTTCGACCCCAACCGCGACCCCTTCGAACTGCACCTGCTCGCCAAGGCGCCCATCGTCAAGTACCTCAAAAGACGCCCCCTGAGCCCGACCCAGTGCATCGTCGCCGAACACGCCGGCAGGGACCTGGAACTGACGGTCAGGGCCACTTCGACGCAGGAGGCCCTGGGCCTCGTGAAGGCGTGGCTTCCCGACCTGATCGTGCTGGGACCCCCCGACGTGAGAGAGGCGTTCGAAAATCTCCTGCAAAAAACGCTCCGTCGGCAAACCGGACACGACGCCGTCTAAGACCTCCTCTATCATGGCATCATCCATCCAGACAAGGAGATGCCATGATCATAAAGAGTCTCGAAACCCTCTCGGCCAACCCCAACGTCGTGTGGGGAACCTTCGCCCTGGGATTTCTGCTTCCCTGGTGTTTTCTGCCCTTTTTGATTCTCGCCGCCATGGCCGCGTTCAGAGAGCTTGGCGGCGAATACGGGGAGGTCACCGCCTTCTGGCGGCAAAGAGTCGAAGAGACGGCCCGATCGATCGAAGCGAAGGCCGCGCCCTCCTGCCGCGCGGGCGTGGCGGCATAAAGGGAAGCGGAACGAAAGAGCCGGCACCTTTTAAAATGTTATAATCCCGGAAACTCTATCCGTTCACATCCGTTCCCAAGGAATCCCATGGAAGACCGCTTTTTCAAACGGCTTTTCGCCACGGCGCTGGCCATCATGGTGTTGATGCTCTTTTGGCAGAGCATCCCCTTCATCCAGAGTCTGCTTGTCTTGCAGAAGGCGCAGCCGCGTCCCGTCACGCCCCGCGGGAATCTGGCCGAAGACGAGAAGGCGACCATCGAACTCTTCGAGCGCACCAAAAACTCGGTCGTCTACATCGCCACGACCAAGGCGGTCATCGACCCCTGGACCCGCAACATCTACAATATCCCCCGGGGAACCGGCTCCGGATTCGTCTGGGACGAGCTGGGGCACATCGTCACGAACTACCATGTCATCGAAGGGGCCAGCGAAGCGCGCGTCAGGCTCAGCGACGGGCGCGACTACCACGCCGTGCTGGTCGGCGCCTCCGCCCGCCACGACCTGGCGGTGCTGCGCATCAATGTCCCCTTCAAACGCCCCACCCCCGTCATGATAGGCACCAGCCACGACCTGAAAGTGGGGCAGAAAACCTTCGCCATCGGCAACCCCTTCGGGCTCGACTGGACCCTCACCACCGGCATCGTCTCCGCTCTCGATCGCACCATGACCGAAAACACGGGCGCCGTGATCCACAATCTCATACAGACCGATGCCGCCATCAACCCCGGAAACTCCGGCGGGCCGCTGCTTGACAGCGCCGGGCGGCTCATCGGCGTCAACACCGCCATCTTCAGCCCCTCCGGCGCCTATGCCGGCATCGGGTTCGCCATCCCCGTCGACACCGTCAACCGCATCGTTCCCCAGCTCATCGCCTACGGCAGATATCTCGAACCCTCGCTGGGCATCCGGACCGACGAACGCATCAACCGCCTCGCCAAGGCCCGGCTCGGATTCGACGGCGTCATGGTGCTGCAGGTTATTCCTGGCACCTCCGCGGAGAAGGCGGGACTGCGGGGCATCACCCTCTACCCGGACGGCTCCTTCGACCCGGGCGACATCATCCTCTCTATCGACGGCAAGCCGGTCCATTCGGTCAAAGAGCTGAACGATATCCTCGAAAACTACAGCATCGGCGACGTCGTCACGGTTGAAATCGCCAGAGAGGGCCGCGTCGTAAAGAAAAAACTGATGCTCGAGCCGGCCAGGAGCGGATGAAAAAATGGAGAAGGAGAGAGTGAAGACAATGGGAAGAGTTCCGAAATTCCTCCTTTTTGCCGGCGCTGCGCTACTCTTTCTTTCGTTCCTTTTTTTCAATCTCGGCAGTTTTCTGGACACATCCCAGCCTCCCGTGAAAGCCGATCTCGTTGTCTCTCTCGGAGGCGACAGAAACTACGACCACATCCAAAAAGCGTACGAACTCCTCCAAAAAGGGTATTCGAAAGAGGGCTTTATCATGGTCAACGGCTTCGACTATATCGAAAAAGAAAGGGTTCGCGACATTTTTGCAACCCCGACCAGCCGATTCCTGCTGCAAAAAGGCATCCCGAAAAAAAGAATTCTCTTCATGCACCATGCAGGCAATACCATGGAAGAGCTCCGCTATGTCAAAAACTATCTCGTCTCCCGGCGGCTGCATTCGGTCATCATCGTCTCCAGTCCTCCCCACCTGCGCCGCATACGTTTTCTGGCATGGATGAACGGGTATGACAAAGCCGGCATTTGTCTGATTACCGTAGGCTCCGACGCTGCATGGTGGGACCCCCACCGCTGGTATAAAAACCCCGTTGCGCGGGCTTTCGTATTCAGCGAACTGGTCAAATTCCCGTACAATTTCGTCAAATACGCCATTCTCGAACCGTTGGGACCGCTGCAAAGCTGTCGGGACACTTGCCGCCCCCTGCTGTTACGCCTGCACAGACTTTTCGATTTTGCCCTTTTTCACATCAGACGATGTTGATACATGCGATAGACGGGATTTTTGTATAATTTGATGCGTCATGATTATGCTTTTTTTTAAATGGGGACCATTTGGAAATCCTTACAGACAAACGAATGTGTGAAAAGATCCTGGCCGGACTGGACAACTCCATTCTCGACGGTTTCGGCTACAAAAAGATACTCAATGACTGGTATCGGCCGCAAACATATCTTTTCTTCCGTTTCGGCCGAGAGATTGTTCCCCTCGTGATCAAGGATAACCTTGTGACATTTTACGGCGGTTCACAGTTTAATCATGCGAACTTTCTTCCCGAAAATCCCGAGCTCATCAATTCGACCATCCGATACCTCATGAAACATCACCGCCACTTTCGTCTCACATCCATTACCAATGACATCTTTCCCCTTCTGGAGAAAGCCCATATGCGGTTCGATGTTCCCTACCCACCTGAATGGCATTACGAAAAAGGAGAGATTTTCCATCCGGAAACTTTCATCAGCCGCCTTCAAGGATATAAAATCCGGCGTTCCTTCAAATACGCCTTCAACAAAAAAAAGGGGTACTCCTTTCAGACGCTTGCCTTTGATCAATTTCATACATTGTTTCCAAAACTTGTGCAAAAACATATTGAGTATTTCAAAGAAAGGGGGCTGGAATCCGCCTGGGAAGGCAAAGAGAATCTGCTCTTTTCCATTTTGGAATATTTCGAAAAAAACATGCATCTGCTCATTCGGTACATTTCCCATCGTGGGAATCCCGCCGCTCTCTACACGATCGTCTACAGCGAAAAAGAGATGATTCTCTACTTCGGAGGTTCGCTCAACAAGGATGACCATTACATTTCCAAAATCTGGTATTACGACATGCTGGAGCAGGCCACCACGATCGCCGACAGGCTTCAAATCCCAACCATCAATGCATTGCGAGGCAATTTCGCAAACAAAAGGCGCTTCGGTTTCACACCCCGTCCCCTCTATGCTTTGGTCAATGATCCCGAATGGGAGATCCGCAAAGATCCCAACATAAGGGAAGAGGAGTACGAAAACTTATATGGAAGAGCCTTCGGATCGGAAATGTTTGAGAAGGCATGAATTGATTCAAAAAGCAGCCAATCCTTTTTCGCGCCGCATTCAACTCTTTAAAAGCGCAAATTCACTAAAATCCACCAAATTCCGATTATGTGCAAAGAAAATTATTCCGAGGTAAACCGTTTCATGACCAATATCATTCTCTGCGGAGGCAACGGCACGCGGTTGTGGCCCATCAGCCGCAAGCTGATGCCCAAGCAGTTCATCAAGCTTTTCGACGGCCAGTCGCTTTTCCAGATGACCGTCAAACGCAACAGCGCGTTCTGCCGCTCCCAGTTCATCGTCTCCAACGAAGATCAGTACTTCCTGGCCATCGACCAGATCGAGGAGATCAACGACGGGAGGGCCTACAACATCCGCCACACGGCCTTTTTGCTCGAACCCGTGGGCAGAAACACGGCGCCCGCCATCGCCCTGGCCTGCTTCGCCATCGATGCGGAGCAGGTGGTGCTGGTGACGCCGAGCGACCACCTCATCAAGGACCAGGCCGCCTACGAAAAGGTGATAAAAAGGGCCGCGAAGCTCGCCGAAGCGGGCCACATGGTCACCTTCGGCATCCAGCCCGACTCCCCCAACACGGGCTACGGCTACATCGAGGCCAACGGCGAGGATGTCGTGGCATTCCACGAAAAACCGGACGCCCAAACGGCACGCAGCTATCTTGAGAGCGGCAGATTTTTCTGGAACAGCGGCATGTTCTGTTTCAAAGCCGGGGTCTACCTGGAGGAGCTTCAAACCCACGCCCCCGAAATCTTCGAAGCCTCCAAAAAGGCTTACGAGCGGGCGAAACTCAACGGCATGATCCGCATCGGGCTCGACGAGATGGAGAGCATCCCCGAGGAGAGCATCGACTACGCCGTCATGGAAAAGAGCCGCAACGTCAAAGTGGTTCCCGCCGACATCGGATGGAACGACGTGGGCAGCTTCGATGCCCTCGATGAAGAGTACCCCAAAGATAGCGACGGCAACACCGCCACGGAGAAGCTGATCGCCATAAACAGCCGGAACAACCTGATCGTGGGCCACGAGCGCACGATCGCCACGATCGAGGTGGAGGACCTCTACATCGTCGATACGCCCGACGCCCTGCTCGTGGGCAAAAAAGGCACCTCCCAGAAGATCAAGGAGGTGGTCGCGCGTCTTAAAAAGCAGGAGAGCGAACTTCCCAACATCCACCTGACCGTCCACCGGCCCTGGGGCACCTACACGGTGCTGGAAAACAGCGACCGCTACAAGATCAAGAAGATCATGGTCAAACCGGGCAAGCGCCTGAGCCTGCAGAAGCACTACCACCGCAACGAGCACTGGATCGTCGTCAGCGGCACCGCGCTGGTCCGTGTCGGCGACGACGAGAGGATCGTAAGGGCCAACGAATCGACCTATATCCCGATGGGCGAACTGCACCGTCTCGAAAATCCCGGCAAGATTCCGCTGATCCTCATCGAGGCGCAGGTGGGCGAGTACACGGGCGAAGACGACATTGTCCGCATCGACGACGATTTCGACCGCTGCTGAGGGAGAGGATGAAGAGACTGGCGCCGGAGATTTTCGAGTGCGTCGTCGAGCATACGCCGCTCGTATCAATCGACCTGATCCTGGTGCGCGAAGGGCGCGTGCTGCTGGGAAGACGGAAAAACCCGCCGGCCAAAGGCTACTGGTTCACCCTGGGCGGACGCGTCTTCAAAAACGAGCGCATCCGGGAGGCGATACGGCGCATCATGCGCGAGGAGACGGGGCGCGAAGTGATAGGTGAACAGACGTTCATAGGCGTTTTCGAGCACCTCTACGACGACGGCATCTTCGAAAACGTCTCGACCCACTACATCAACCTCGCCTACCGAATCGCCGTCGAGGAGATGGGCACTCTCCCAACGGACCAGCACGAGGCGTACCGGTGGTTCACCCTCAAGGAGCTGATGGAAAGCCCCGAGGTGCACCCCTATGTCAAAGACTATTTCACCCAAGAGAAAGGAACCATACCCCAATGAACAACGAAAAGAAAGTGGCACTCATCACAGGCATCACGGGCCAGGACGGCTCCTACCTGGCCGAGTTTCTGCTCAAAAAAGGCTACATCGTCCACGGCATCAAACGCCGTGCCTCGCTTTTTAACACCGACCGCATCGACCACCTCTACCAGGACCCCCATGTCGAAAACCGCGACTTCATCCTCCACTACGGCGACATGACCGACTCCATGAACCTCACCCGCATCATCCAGGAGGTCCAGCCCGACGAGATCTACAACCTCGCCGCCATGAGCCACGTCGCCGTCAGTTTCGAAACCCCCGAATACACGGCCAACGCCGACGGCATCGGGACCCTGCGCATCCTCGAGGCGGTGCGCCTGCTGGGGCTGGAGAAGAAAACCAAGATCTACCAGGCCTCCACGTCCGAACTCTACGGCAAGGTCCAGGAGATCCCCCAGACCGAAAAGACCCCCTTCTACCCCAGAAGCCCCTACGCCGTGGCCAAGATGTACGCCTTCTGGATCACCGTCAACTACCGCGAGGCATACGACATGTTCGCCTGCAACGGCATCCTCTTCAACCACGAGTCCCCGGTGCGGGGCGAAACCTTCGTCACCCGCAAGATCACCCGCGCCGCCAGCAAGATCGCCCTGGGGCTGCAAAACAAGCTCTACCTGGGCAACCTCGACGCCAAGCGCGACTGGGGCCACGCCAAGGACTACATCCGCATGATGTGGATGATCCTCCAGGCCGACAAACCCGAAGACTGGGTCATCGCCACGGGCCAGACCACCAGCGTCAGGGATTTCGTGCGCATGGCCTTCGGGTACGCCGGCATCGAGATCGCCTTCAAAGGCACCGGCGTCGACGAAACCGGTTTCGTGGCTTCCATCGACGCGGAGCGCATGAAAGAGCTGGGGCTTGATCCCTCGATCCTCAAAGAGGGCCGCGAGATCGTCGCCGTCGATCCCCGCTATTTCCGCCCCACCGAAGTGGATCTGCTCATCGGCGACGCCACCAAGGCCAGGGAGAAGCTGGGGTGGGTCCCCGAATACAGCCTCGAGGAGCTCGTCCACGACATGATGGCAAGCGACCTGAAACTGATGAAAAAAGACGAATACCTCAAAGAGGGCGGCTACACGATCATGAACTATTTCGAGTGATGTTTGACTGGAAGATATAATTATTATATTATATTGTAAAACATTCAGAGGGTCAGGGGATGCATTCTCTAAAAGAGCTGGAAAAACAACAGGTAGGCCTGAGACTGCCGAAATACCTTATCGACGAGATCGATGAATTGACCGCAAAATTTTCGCTCAATCGCACGGAAGTGATCATAGAGGCTGTCAAATCGTATGTC
This genomic interval from Hydrogenimonas urashimensis contains the following:
- the gmd gene encoding GDP-mannose 4,6-dehydratase codes for the protein MNNEKKVALITGITGQDGSYLAEFLLKKGYIVHGIKRRASLFNTDRIDHLYQDPHVENRDFILHYGDMTDSMNLTRIIQEVQPDEIYNLAAMSHVAVSFETPEYTANADGIGTLRILEAVRLLGLEKKTKIYQASTSELYGKVQEIPQTEKTPFYPRSPYAVAKMYAFWITVNYREAYDMFACNGILFNHESPVRGETFVTRKITRAASKIALGLQNKLYLGNLDAKRDWGHAKDYIRMMWMILQADKPEDWVIATGQTTSVRDFVRMAFGYAGIEIAFKGTGVDETGFVASIDAERMKELGLDPSILKEGREIVAVDPRYFRPTEVDLLIGDATKAREKLGWVPEYSLEELVHDMMASDLKLMKKDEYLKEGGYTIMNYFE
- a CDS encoding S1C family serine protease produces the protein MEDRFFKRLFATALAIMVLMLFWQSIPFIQSLLVLQKAQPRPVTPRGNLAEDEKATIELFERTKNSVVYIATTKAVIDPWTRNIYNIPRGTGSGFVWDELGHIVTNYHVIEGASEARVRLSDGRDYHAVLVGASARHDLAVLRINVPFKRPTPVMIGTSHDLKVGQKTFAIGNPFGLDWTLTTGIVSALDRTMTENTGAVIHNLIQTDAAINPGNSGGPLLDSAGRLIGVNTAIFSPSGAYAGIGFAIPVDTVNRIVPQLIAYGRYLEPSLGIRTDERINRLAKARLGFDGVMVLQVIPGTSAEKAGLRGITLYPDGSFDPGDIILSIDGKPVHSVKELNDILENYSIGDVVTVEIAREGRVVKKKLMLEPARSG
- a CDS encoding ribbon-helix-helix domain-containing protein — its product is MHSLKELEKQQVGLRLPKYLIDEIDELTAKFSLNRTEVIIEAVKSYVEAQKEELFYEEFDNASKELKKVLKKEDHHNLQTLDALIDELENR
- a CDS encoding GDP-mannose mannosyl hydrolase, coding for MKRLAPEIFECVVEHTPLVSIDLILVREGRVLLGRRKNPPAKGYWFTLGGRVFKNERIREAIRRIMREETGREVIGEQTFIGVFEHLYDDGIFENVSTHYINLAYRIAVEEMGTLPTDQHEAYRWFTLKELMESPEVHPYVKDYFTQEKGTIPQ
- a CDS encoding mannose-1-phosphate guanylyltransferase/mannose-6-phosphate isomerase, translated to MTNIILCGGNGTRLWPISRKLMPKQFIKLFDGQSLFQMTVKRNSAFCRSQFIVSNEDQYFLAIDQIEEINDGRAYNIRHTAFLLEPVGRNTAPAIALACFAIDAEQVVLVTPSDHLIKDQAAYEKVIKRAAKLAEAGHMVTFGIQPDSPNTGYGYIEANGEDVVAFHEKPDAQTARSYLESGRFFWNSGMFCFKAGVYLEELQTHAPEIFEASKKAYERAKLNGMIRIGLDEMESIPEESIDYAVMEKSRNVKVVPADIGWNDVGSFDALDEEYPKDSDGNTATEKLIAINSRNNLIVGHERTIATIEVEDLYIVDTPDALLVGKKGTSQKIKEVVARLKKQESELPNIHLTVHRPWGTYTVLENSDRYKIKKIMVKPGKRLSLQKHYHRNEHWIVVSGTALVRVGDDERIVRANESTYIPMGELHRLENPGKIPLILIEAQVGEYTGEDDIVRIDDDFDRC
- a CDS encoding YdcF family protein: MGRVPKFLLFAGAALLFLSFLFFNLGSFLDTSQPPVKADLVVSLGGDRNYDHIQKAYELLQKGYSKEGFIMVNGFDYIEKERVRDIFATPTSRFLLQKGIPKKRILFMHHAGNTMEELRYVKNYLVSRRLHSVIIVSSPPHLRRIRFLAWMNGYDKAGICLITVGSDAAWWDPHRWYKNPVARAFVFSELVKFPYNFVKYAILEPLGPLQSCRDTCRPLLLRLHRLFDFALFHIRRC